The Lactuca sativa cultivar Salinas chromosome 2, Lsat_Salinas_v11, whole genome shotgun sequence genome includes a window with the following:
- the LOC111911667 gene encoding NDR1/HIN1-like protein 10 has protein sequence MADQNRPVTGYPAPPASNGYPTNTATAYPYVAPPPQNQGAYFNVSANPYYSDPYANQQRATFIRRIFAVFIACIIIIGTIVFIMWLILRPQVPQFRLDTLTLSNFNMSSNSLISGTWDARFTVRNPNSKIVLYYDHIEAAVFYKSESISETTVPPFAQGKKNETTVRATFVSASAYVDDRNGISSERSRGTVDFNLRMMARVRFKAGAWWARRRILKIYCPNLLIGVSTNSTGGSLSGGSKNCRVGL, from the coding sequence ATGGCCGATCAGAACAGGCCCGTCACCGGCTACCCCGCTCCGCCTGCTTCCAACGGCTATCCTACCAACACTGCCACTGCATACCCTTACGTTGCACCGCCACCACAGAATCAGGGCGCATACTTCAACGTTTCTGCCAACCCTTACTACTCCGATCCCTATGCCAACCAACAACGTGCCACCTTCATCCGCCGCATCTTCGCTGTCTTTATTGCTTGCATTATCATCATCGGGACCATAGTGTTCATCATGTGGCTCATCCTCCGCCCCCAAGTCCCTCAGTTCCGTTTAGATACCCTAACCCTATCTAACTTCAACATGTCATCAAACTCCCTGATTTCCGGCACTTGGGACGCTCGTTTCACTGTACGTAATCCTAACTCAAAGATCGTTCTCTACTACGATCACATCGAAGCTGCCGTCTTCTACAAATCCGAATCGATTTCGGAGACAACAGTGCCGCCTTTCGCACAGGGAAAGAAAAATGAGACGACTGTTCGGGCAACTTTCGTTTCCGCGTCCGCCTATGTCGATGATCGGAATGGTATCAGTAGCGAGAGATCTCGTGGCACGGTAGACTTCAATTTGAGGATGATGGCTAGGGTTCGGTTTAAGGCTGGTGCTTGGTGGGCTAGACGGCGGATTCTGAAGATTTATTGCCCTAATTTGTTAATTGGGGTTTCTACAAATAGCACCGGTGGATCTTTGTCTGGTGGCTCCAAGAACTGCAGGGTTGGTCTGTGA